In the Ruminococcus sp. OA3 genome, one interval contains:
- a CDS encoding NTP transferase domain-containing protein, producing MHTSKFNIDNAVILAAGFASRFAPLSRTTPKALLTVRGEVLIERQIRQLQEAGIRDIYIVTGYLKKQFEYLPGKWNVTLIENKEYQERNNHSSVWAARRVLANTFICSSDNYFPDNPFSRDSTLPYYSALYAQGPTDEYCLTTDSSGRITDVQIGGRDSWYMLGHVLFNTEFSNQFLQILEAEYDLPATKNLMWENIYMKHLAELTLYMKEYPDNAILEFDTLDELCLFDPSYCSYRDSLEA from the coding sequence ATGCACACATCAAAATTCAACATAGATAACGCTGTGATACTGGCCGCAGGATTTGCATCCAGGTTCGCGCCGCTGTCCCGGACAACACCCAAAGCTCTGTTAACAGTCCGGGGAGAAGTTCTGATTGAGCGTCAGATCCGGCAGCTGCAGGAAGCAGGTATCCGAGATATTTATATTGTCACCGGGTATCTAAAGAAGCAGTTTGAATATCTCCCCGGAAAATGGAATGTCACCCTGATCGAAAACAAGGAGTATCAGGAACGGAACAATCATTCTTCCGTCTGGGCAGCGCGCAGGGTACTCGCAAACACATTTATCTGCTCTTCCGACAATTACTTCCCGGACAATCCATTTTCCCGGGACAGCACCCTGCCTTATTATTCCGCCCTTTATGCCCAGGGACCTACGGACGAATACTGCCTGACAACAGATTCATCCGGAAGGATCACGGATGTGCAGATCGGCGGCAGGGATTCCTGGTATATGCTGGGGCATGTACTGTTTAACACGGAATTTTCCAATCAGTTCCTGCAGATCCTTGAGGCCGAATATGACCTTCCTGCGACAAAGAACCTGATGTGGGAAAATATTTATATGAAACATCTTGCAGAATTAACTCTATATATGAAAGAATATCCTGACAATGCAATACTGGAATTCGATACTCTGGATGAACTATGTCTTTTTGAC
- a CDS encoding glycosyltransferase encodes MELTQQGEALVSVIVPIYNAEKHIRKCVESLVNQTYQNTEIILVDDGSPDDSGKICDEYAGKYDRVKVIHKSNGGVSAARNAGMKAASGQYIHFCDADDWIEPETYSEIVPKLVSEDADVALFGWYVDTENKGTISSVSRTDHALDGIGNQFDIFQGMLIICGNAGGLKGYGNFIWNKIYKRESLLDEKNNLILFDETIKVAEDGIWLMYAGQNWKKGVFARKAYYHYYTNNESVMNTAGNFSSTRLASQQAHMRMLDILKDFNRDYYEIHRQACITYFWIVAKSNPAAKTPEFVAQVISNIIAINDGVCPDALAADVLNALKTTARYRWLNNRLPVKVAMKVMTIFDKMKKRIS; translated from the coding sequence ATGGAGTTAACACAGCAGGGCGAAGCGTTGGTCAGCGTCATTGTGCCCATTTACAATGCTGAAAAACATATTAGAAAATGTGTCGAATCTTTGGTGAATCAGACTTATCAGAATACAGAAATTATACTGGTGGATGATGGTTCACCGGATGATTCCGGAAAAATCTGTGATGAATATGCCGGAAAATATGACAGAGTCAAAGTGATCCACAAAAGCAACGGGGGGGTAAGTGCCGCAAGGAATGCTGGTATGAAGGCTGCCTCCGGACAGTATATACATTTCTGTGATGCGGATGACTGGATAGAACCGGAAACGTATTCTGAAATCGTACCCAAGCTTGTCTCAGAAGATGCGGACGTGGCGCTTTTTGGCTGGTATGTGGATACTGAAAACAAAGGTACCATTTCTTCAGTCAGCAGGACGGATCATGCACTGGACGGTATTGGAAATCAGTTTGATATTTTTCAGGGGATGCTTATCATATGCGGCAATGCGGGCGGCCTGAAAGGTTATGGCAATTTTATATGGAATAAAATTTATAAAAGAGAATCTCTTCTGGATGAGAAAAACAATTTGATTTTGTTTGATGAAACGATAAAAGTTGCAGAAGACGGAATATGGCTGATGTATGCCGGGCAGAATTGGAAGAAAGGTGTTTTTGCCAGGAAGGCATATTATCATTATTATACCAACAATGAAAGTGTAATGAATACAGCCGGAAACTTCAGCAGCACAAGACTGGCCTCACAACAGGCCCATATGAGGATGCTGGATATTCTCAAAGATTTTAACAGGGATTATTATGAGATCCACCGTCAGGCGTGTATTACGTATTTCTGGATCGTGGCAAAGTCAAATCCGGCAGCAAAAACGCCGGAATTCGTAGCGCAGGTTATCAGCAATATCATTGCCATCAACGACGGTGTCTGTCCGGATGCGCTTGCGGCGGATGTTCTCAATGCGTTAAAAACAACTGCCAGATACAGATGGCTGAACAATCGTCTGCCGGTTAAGGTGGCAATGAAGGTTATGACGATATTCGATAAAATGAAAAAGCGTATATCTTAA
- the menD gene encoding 2-succinyl-5-enolpyruvyl-6-hydroxy-3-cyclohexene-1-carboxylic-acid synthase gives MYTKTKNVQYLIALMKAHNVRHVVLSPGGRNIPINHCLEQDDFFTCYSVVDERSAAYFAIGLSQQLGNEIVGICCTSSVAASNYTPGITEAFYLRVPLLVITADRNPNMLEQMENQMINQVDMFRNFCKKCVNLPVVKDDDDAWACQRMINEALLEVKHHGDGPVQVNIPIPKDLGIFTEPKLPEVKVIRRLDYMRDMDKWKEMAGKLKKASRIMVVCGEHIPPQRKELDDMIRFAKKYNCVIATEHISNVECEGALNIFGAAEVMPFKSFDEYLPEIVISVGGNFVSRIKDLLIGKHGQFEHWSVDEGGRVCDMFKSLTAIFECTSADFFAYFANEASAMMANDRKYYDKWAEARVKAEFPDFPFSNSYAIKALAKKIPARSLMHLGILNSTRIMQQCDVAEGVTAYSNIGAFGIDGSMSTFVGQSVIAADKLCFLVIGDLSFFYDMNALQIRHLGKNVRIMLINNSGAAEFHYFIGEKVIPTLNQHIAAEHFTSAQGWVESKNFRYYSAKTTDELDSVLDEFINPSADRPAFLEVFTDKKYDADSLKEHCFKLRQPNTAAPIKSKMKSALGNIISGAGGKKN, from the coding sequence ATGTATACAAAAACAAAAAATGTTCAATATCTGATCGCGTTAATGAAAGCACATAATGTCCGTCATGTTGTGCTGTCACCGGGCGGAAGAAATATTCCGATCAATCATTGCCTTGAACAGGATGATTTTTTCACGTGTTATTCTGTTGTGGATGAGCGCAGTGCGGCGTATTTTGCGATCGGGCTTTCTCAGCAGCTTGGAAATGAAATCGTGGGAATCTGCTGTACGTCATCCGTGGCGGCAAGCAATTATACTCCGGGTATTACAGAGGCGTTTTATCTCAGAGTGCCGCTTCTTGTAATAACGGCTGACAGAAATCCGAATATGCTGGAACAGATGGAGAATCAGATGATCAACCAGGTTGATATGTTCCGCAATTTCTGTAAAAAATGCGTAAATCTTCCGGTTGTTAAAGATGATGACGACGCATGGGCGTGTCAGAGAATGATAAACGAGGCACTCCTGGAAGTAAAACATCATGGGGATGGACCTGTTCAGGTCAATATCCCTATCCCGAAGGATCTCGGTATCTTTACAGAACCTAAGCTTCCCGAAGTAAAAGTGATCAGAAGACTTGATTATATGAGAGATATGGATAAGTGGAAAGAGATGGCCGGTAAGCTTAAGAAAGCAAGCAGGATCATGGTTGTCTGCGGTGAACATATCCCTCCACAGAGAAAAGAACTTGACGATATGATCAGGTTTGCAAAAAAATATAATTGTGTGATAGCGACAGAGCATATTTCCAATGTTGAATGTGAAGGCGCCCTGAACATATTCGGTGCCGCGGAGGTGATGCCTTTCAAATCGTTTGACGAATATCTGCCGGAAATCGTAATCTCTGTCGGAGGAAATTTTGTCTCCAGGATCAAGGATCTGCTGATCGGGAAACATGGACAATTTGAGCACTGGTCAGTCGATGAGGGCGGCAGAGTGTGCGATATGTTTAAGAGCCTGACTGCGATCTTTGAGTGTACTTCGGCAGACTTCTTTGCATATTTTGCGAACGAAGCATCAGCTATGATGGCAAACGACAGAAAATACTATGATAAATGGGCGGAAGCCAGGGTGAAAGCAGAATTCCCTGATTTCCCGTTCAGTAATTCTTATGCGATCAAAGCACTTGCAAAGAAAATACCAGCGAGATCACTGATGCATCTTGGAATTTTAAACTCAACCAGAATCATGCAGCAATGTGATGTTGCGGAAGGTGTTACGGCGTACAGCAACATTGGTGCATTCGGTATCGACGGCTCTATGTCTACATTTGTGGGACAATCCGTGATTGCTGCGGATAAGCTTTGTTTTCTTGTGATTGGTGACCTCAGCTTTTTCTATGATATGAATGCACTGCAGATCCGTCATCTTGGAAAAAATGTCAGGATTATGCTTATCAATAACAGCGGTGCTGCGGAATTCCATTATTTTATCGGTGAAAAAGTGATTCCAACGCTGAATCAGCATATTGCGGCGGAGCATTTTACCAGTGCTCAGGGCTGGGTCGAGAGCAAGAATTTCAGATACTACTCTGCGAAAACTACGGATGAGCTTGATTCTGTGCTGGACGAGTTTATCAACCCTTCTGCTGACAGACCGGCTTTCCTGGAAGTCTTCACTGACAAGAAGTATGATGCAGACAGCCTCAAAGAACATTGCTTTAAACTGAGGCAGCCGAACACTGCAGCGCCGATTAAAAGCAAGATGAAGTCGGCCCTGGGGAATATTATTTCGGGCGCGGGCGGAAAAAAGAATTGA
- a CDS encoding aldo/keto reductase: MDSITLNNGNQIPQMMFGSFQMNEQADMDAVVETAVDNGVLGFDTSPSYRTEEMLSAAVQRLTAQRDGLSRSDFFLDTKIDEWQMIAKKGEIRPYVEKCLEKTNLDYWDLILIHWPQPDYYAKTWLAMEKLYEEGIVKNIGVCNFSVRHFKGLENAGANIAPAVMQNEVHPLNTENEVLEYCKENHITVQAYSPLCRMIPEIRDNELLNHLAQKYSVSLAQIILRWHIERGLVPVVKTSSEKRVKENTDIFSFALSEEDRDAITGLDRHFKIFLESRCCPGY, encoded by the coding sequence ATGGATTCAATTACTTTAAATAATGGAAATCAAATACCGCAGATGATGTTCGGTTCTTTTCAGATGAATGAACAGGCGGATATGGATGCTGTTGTGGAAACAGCTGTTGACAACGGCGTATTAGGCTTTGACACATCGCCGAGTTACCGTACGGAGGAGATGCTCTCAGCAGCTGTGCAAAGACTTACCGCTCAAAGAGATGGACTCTCCAGGAGTGATTTTTTTCTGGATACTAAGATTGATGAGTGGCAGATGATAGCCAAAAAAGGGGAGATTCGCCCTTACGTGGAAAAATGCCTCGAAAAAACAAATCTGGACTATTGGGACCTTATATTAATCCACTGGCCGCAGCCGGATTATTATGCAAAAACATGGCTTGCAATGGAGAAACTGTATGAGGAAGGTATTGTAAAAAATATTGGAGTCTGTAATTTCTCAGTCAGACATTTTAAGGGGCTGGAAAATGCAGGGGCCAATATTGCGCCTGCGGTCATGCAGAATGAGGTGCATCCCCTCAATACGGAGAACGAGGTACTTGAATACTGTAAAGAAAATCATATTACAGTTCAGGCATACAGTCCGCTGTGCCGCATGATACCGGAAATAAGAGACAATGAACTTCTTAATCATCTTGCCCAAAAATACAGCGTATCCCTTGCACAGATTATACTGCGCTGGCATATAGAACGCGGTCTGGTGCCTGTTGTTAAGACGAGCAGCGAGAAAAGGGTGAAGGAAAATACGGATATTTTTTCCTTTGCGCTTTCAGAAGAGGACAGGGATGCGATTACTGGTCTGGACAGACACTTTAAGATATTTCTCGAGTCAAGATGCTGTCCGGGATATTAA
- a CDS encoding CDP-glycerol glycerophosphotransferase family protein, protein MCKISVIVPVYKVERYLRTCLDSLVNQTLEDIEIIAVNDGSPDNSPAILEEYEKKYSPKVRVYSIENHGVSYARNYGADRANGEYLLFVDSDDFVEPQMCEVLYEKASGDGNDIVLCNRNNIYETPGGKDTVNKNFMMTASQNFTISQYPFELCWISPFPWDKLVKRELFLSIKFPENIRFEDLAYVLKLACVAESIGVVKDHLYNYRRTTTGGFLNSFSEDTLDIVKAFDNVMSFMKEHKFDGCYREELAYICTRHFFYRYPALFYNKEASLKLKKCLLNETHDFLDLNFPDWRENHYLKYSSSPAVKKRLNLYCSRKKLLLSVTLNRIVPQGIQQRARSFGKKISGFLRELKHSRSRKKVIVQKLKFLRVFRRTAGYEYTKACLKTGVNKRQIFMESGHGEDIGGDIFHMIRIFQRPEFEEYQVLLAVNEKSRQKWKKLSEVYQLDRVQTLEVNSQAYSEALAVSGYLVTDASLPSYFVKRDEQVYFSIPGETPLKMLGRQVQGREFGLGDEQRNFLISDLMLFQNEYSRDIFLDDYMLRNVYPGRVMLAGHPRSSALLQGDMSERIRRGCGLGEKQVIAYMPVWRGALSKKNFEIQVKIIYQYLSQIDRLLTDNQLFFVKLHPYVEDSVDYSVYRHIRSFPEEYETYDFLSAADILVTDYSGVMFDFGATGKKMILFTYDRDAYLGENRMYIDLNEMGLPTADTAEELITEIEKPNNGYADFQEKFCHYDAPDAAEKVCHSLVFGEDGVKTEYPETAAKRKKVLLYLDNISDKINFSKLIQEINQVDADECDYYICFKESAAQKNTLVLRELKKEIGYLPLAGGLDATNGELAARWVYLRLGMKNGIINRKMKDLCERELKKYFGNIQFDYVMYFNGMSLMNLKMLSYMQGKKICNLTKFSLNSYQNKKAYRSKADLMLKGKAEFDVYCINQEFTKTGIYNKTKNKANYRVMDLDHSSIRKMMEV, encoded by the coding sequence ATGTGTAAAATTAGTGTGATCGTGCCGGTTTACAAGGTGGAACGTTATCTGCGTACCTGTCTCGACAGTCTTGTAAATCAGACACTTGAAGATATTGAAATCATTGCCGTTAATGACGGGAGTCCGGACAACAGTCCGGCGATCCTGGAAGAATACGAAAAAAAATATTCCCCAAAAGTAAGGGTATATTCTATTGAAAACCACGGCGTGAGCTATGCAAGGAATTACGGGGCTGACAGGGCTAACGGAGAGTATCTGCTGTTCGTGGACAGTGATGATTTTGTGGAGCCGCAGATGTGTGAAGTGCTCTATGAAAAAGCGTCAGGTGACGGCAATGATATCGTACTCTGCAACAGAAACAATATATACGAAACCCCGGGGGGGAAGGATACTGTAAATAAAAATTTCATGATGACGGCAAGTCAGAACTTTACAATTTCACAGTATCCGTTTGAACTATGCTGGATTTCCCCGTTTCCATGGGATAAGCTTGTAAAGCGGGAATTGTTTCTTTCTATAAAATTTCCGGAAAATATACGATTTGAGGATCTTGCATATGTTTTGAAGCTTGCATGCGTGGCAGAAAGCATAGGAGTGGTGAAGGATCATCTCTATAACTACCGCCGTACGACGACAGGGGGTTTTTTGAATTCATTTTCAGAGGACACACTTGACATTGTCAAAGCATTTGACAATGTTATGAGCTTTATGAAGGAGCATAAGTTCGATGGATGCTATCGGGAAGAATTAGCTTACATCTGCACCCGTCATTTCTTCTATCGCTATCCGGCATTGTTCTATAATAAGGAAGCAAGCCTGAAGTTAAAAAAATGTTTGCTTAATGAGACGCACGATTTTCTGGACCTTAATTTCCCTGACTGGAGAGAAAATCATTATTTAAAATACTCCAGCTCTCCGGCTGTTAAAAAGCGCCTGAATCTGTACTGCAGCAGAAAAAAACTGCTTTTGTCAGTCACTTTAAACAGAATAGTGCCTCAGGGTATTCAGCAGAGGGCGAGATCGTTCGGGAAGAAAATATCAGGTTTTCTGCGGGAGTTGAAGCATTCGAGATCCAGGAAGAAAGTAATTGTGCAGAAATTGAAATTTCTCCGTGTGTTTCGGAGAACTGCAGGTTATGAATATACAAAAGCCTGTCTGAAAACAGGGGTAAATAAAAGGCAGATTTTCATGGAGTCAGGCCATGGAGAGGACATCGGAGGCGATATTTTTCATATGATACGCATTTTTCAAAGACCTGAATTTGAAGAGTATCAAGTCCTGCTGGCAGTGAATGAGAAAAGCAGACAAAAATGGAAAAAGCTCTCCGAAGTGTATCAGCTGGACAGAGTGCAGACCTTAGAAGTCAATTCACAGGCATACAGCGAGGCGCTTGCCGTTTCCGGTTATCTGGTCACGGACGCATCCCTTCCCAGTTATTTCGTAAAAAGAGATGAGCAGGTGTACTTCAGTATTCCGGGTGAAACTCCATTAAAAATGCTGGGAAGACAGGTACAGGGACGAGAATTCGGACTGGGAGATGAACAGAGAAACTTTTTGATCTCAGACCTGATGCTGTTCCAGAACGAATATTCCAGAGATATTTTCCTGGATGACTATATGCTGCGCAATGTATATCCGGGAAGGGTCATGCTTGCAGGTCATCCGCGCAGCAGTGCACTGCTTCAGGGAGATATGTCTGAGCGGATCAGGCGGGGATGTGGTCTGGGCGAAAAACAGGTGATTGCTTATATGCCGGTCTGGCGGGGTGCGCTGAGTAAAAAGAATTTTGAAATACAGGTAAAGATCATTTATCAGTATCTGTCACAGATAGACAGGCTTCTGACGGATAACCAGCTCTTTTTCGTAAAACTGCATCCGTATGTGGAAGATTCTGTTGACTATTCCGTGTACCGGCACATCCGTTCATTCCCGGAAGAGTATGAGACGTATGACTTTTTAAGTGCAGCGGACATACTGGTCACGGATTATTCCGGCGTGATGTTTGACTTTGGGGCTACCGGTAAAAAAATGATTCTGTTTACATATGACCGGGATGCGTATCTCGGAGAAAACAGGATGTACATTGATTTGAACGAAATGGGACTGCCGACAGCGGATACGGCAGAAGAACTGATCACAGAGATCGAAAAGCCAAATAACGGATATGCGGATTTCCAGGAGAAGTTCTGTCATTATGATGCTCCCGATGCGGCTGAGAAGGTATGTCATTCTCTGGTGTTTGGTGAAGACGGCGTGAAGACAGAATATCCTGAGACTGCGGCAAAACGGAAAAAGGTTCTGCTTTATCTGGACAATATCTCGGACAAAATAAATTTCAGTAAGCTGATCCAGGAAATCAATCAGGTGGATGCTGATGAGTGCGATTACTATATCTGCTTTAAGGAAAGTGCAGCACAGAAGAACACCCTGGTCCTGCGGGAACTTAAAAAAGAGATTGGCTATCTGCCTCTTGCGGGAGGGCTTGATGCGACAAACGGTGAACTTGCTGCGCGGTGGGTGTATCTGCGACTTGGTATGAAAAACGGGATAATAAACAGAAAAATGAAAGATCTGTGTGAGCGAGAACTGAAAAAGTATTTTGGAAATATTCAGTTTGACTATGTTATGTATTTTAATGGCATGAGTCTCATGAACCTGAAAATGCTGAGTTATATGCAGGGCAAAAAGATATGCAATCTCACGAAGTTTTCATTGAATTCCTATCAGAATAAAAAAGCCTACCGCTCAAAAGCTGATCTCATGCTTAAGGGGAAAGCCGAATTCGATGTATATTGTATCAATCAGGAATTTACAAAGACCGGAATTTATAATAAGACAAAAAATAAGGCAAACTACCGTGTTATGGATCTGGATCACAGCAGCATCCGTAAAATGATGGAGGTGTGA
- a CDS encoding polysaccharide pyruvyl transferase family protein: MKTGIVTFHSAYNFGASLQTWALQTALERMGVEPFVVNYRPYVIDNLYDPMARTKGLSRYRFYRKLTRPQLILRHERYEKFMRDEYHLLGEYHTYEELKNAEMGLDACIVGSDQVWNVQHTGGYDPAFFLEFLGDDVKKISYAASTGSDYILPVYHEQYRRGLEQLDSISVREASARPALSQLTDKEIDVVLDPTLLLDKEEYEALKVPREHKEKYIFVYMMEYNTELVKFANYMSRLLGLPIVQKREQPYFINELETCFTSIPGEFLDYIENAEFVLTNSFHGTVFSVIYEKPFISMLHSGTGSRTSDLLKTLNLTDHLMDNAQEGSAFERMAFDRKEETRSLLLKNREHSIAYLQKALGVDPK; the protein is encoded by the coding sequence TTGAAAACAGGTATCGTAACATTTCACAGTGCGTATAATTTCGGAGCAAGCCTGCAGACATGGGCACTGCAGACGGCGCTTGAGAGGATGGGGGTAGAACCGTTTGTAGTCAATTACAGACCGTATGTGATAGATAATCTCTATGATCCCATGGCGCGGACAAAAGGACTGAGCCGGTATCGGTTTTATCGGAAACTGACGAGGCCGCAGCTTATACTCCGGCATGAAAGATATGAGAAATTCATGAGAGACGAATACCATCTGCTTGGAGAGTATCATACTTATGAGGAGCTGAAGAATGCAGAGATGGGTCTTGACGCCTGTATCGTAGGAAGTGATCAGGTATGGAATGTACAGCATACAGGCGGTTATGACCCTGCCTTTTTCCTGGAATTTCTGGGTGATGATGTAAAAAAGATTTCTTATGCGGCGAGTACAGGAAGTGATTATATTCTTCCGGTATATCACGAGCAGTACCGCAGGGGGCTTGAGCAGCTGGATTCTATATCCGTCCGTGAGGCCAGTGCACGTCCGGCGCTCTCTCAATTAACAGACAAAGAAATTGATGTCGTACTGGACCCTACTCTGCTGCTTGATAAAGAAGAGTATGAGGCGCTGAAAGTTCCAAGGGAGCACAAAGAAAAATATATATTTGTATATATGATGGAGTATAATACAGAGCTTGTAAAATTTGCAAATTACATGTCCCGTTTACTGGGACTTCCCATCGTGCAGAAAAGAGAACAGCCATATTTTATCAATGAGCTGGAGACATGTTTTACATCGATACCGGGAGAGTTCTTGGATTATATCGAGAATGCTGAATTTGTCCTCACCAATTCTTTTCATGGCACGGTATTCTCTGTAATCTATGAAAAACCGTTTATATCAATGCTTCACTCGGGAACGGGCAGCAGGACTTCTGATTTGCTTAAAACGCTGAACCTCACGGATCACCTGATGGATAACGCGCAGGAAGGGTCTGCCTTTGAACGTATGGCGTTTGACAGAAAAGAAGAGACACGCAGCCTGCTTCTGAAAAACCGGGAACATTCGATTGCATATCTACAGAAAGCACTGGGGGTTGATCCGAAATGA
- a CDS encoding L,D-transpeptidase family protein: MSYGKIRAALLCAGISLMMVTCVSAASEGAGDPEVTVESAEDEGTEPEETEENTESEEEKTAGEVTLEEMQPGELPVTPEEEAENNLSQGTAGLNPADQVTVGTWEQDGQGGWTYSVDGTVLTGLQPVNGKMYFFDETGILQTGFQTIEGVRYYFNPNGQEPSLGLGAMMTSVWINEGGADYYLKEDGVPAIGQVLIGSKRYCFDADGKLLTGWQTIGDNTYYLQADGIAGEKGRMYTGWQTMSNKVYYFQMGNGDGNIGAMYTGRKMMNGKVYYFQTDGDFGERGRMYTGWQTIGNNIHYFQMGGDIGEKGQMYTGWRTMNNKVYYFQKGNNDGNIGKMYTGRKMMNGRVYYFQMGGDLGERGHMYTGWRTIGDNINYFQMGGNVGEKGQMYTGWRTMNNKVYYFQKGNSDGNIGKMYTGLRTMSGKRYYFQIGGKVGEKGQMYTGWRTIGKNVNYFQMGGNAGEKGQMYTGWKTMNSKVYYFQVGNADGNVGALYTGWHTMNGKSYYFQINGIKGEKGQMYTGWKTLNGERYWFKETGAHGVRGASLTGWQRYKDEWYYLQPKEKGAMATGWTYVPINNSSYRDTSISSYKYYFRTNSNGGPKGSLMQDVSGMIGRQKGKDGYRAEIDRTHCVVTIFAKDETGKYRIPVKAMTCSVGLPDTPTPRSSYQYPFRTIEKLRWGELMGPSYGQYCTRIVAGILFHSVAGSNTTSYNLSAGNYNMLGAPASHGCVRLCVRDAKWIYDNCDLGMQVVIRDNMYLPFDKPATIKIPAGQTWDPTDPNV, translated from the coding sequence ATGTCTTATGGAAAAATACGTGCAGCCCTGCTGTGTGCAGGGATAAGCCTGATGATGGTGACGTGTGTAAGCGCCGCATCAGAGGGAGCGGGTGATCCGGAAGTTACTGTGGAAAGTGCAGAGGATGAAGGCACGGAGCCTGAAGAAACAGAGGAAAATACAGAATCGGAGGAAGAGAAGACCGCCGGGGAAGTGACTCTGGAAGAGATGCAGCCGGGAGAATTACCGGTCACACCTGAAGAGGAGGCGGAGAACAACCTGTCACAGGGTACTGCTGGTCTTAATCCGGCTGATCAGGTGACCGTCGGTACCTGGGAGCAGGACGGGCAGGGTGGATGGACGTATTCTGTAGATGGAACTGTGCTGACTGGGCTTCAGCCCGTCAATGGCAAGATGTATTTCTTTGATGAGACAGGCATTCTGCAGACGGGATTCCAGACCATAGAAGGCGTCAGGTACTATTTTAATCCGAATGGACAGGAGCCTTCCCTGGGACTCGGAGCAATGATGACTTCTGTTTGGATTAATGAGGGAGGAGCAGATTACTATCTGAAAGAAGACGGCGTGCCCGCAATCGGTCAGGTATTGATCGGATCAAAAAGATATTGTTTTGATGCGGACGGCAAGCTTCTGACAGGCTGGCAGACGATCGGTGATAATACATACTATCTTCAGGCAGACGGAATTGCAGGCGAGAAAGGCCGGATGTATACGGGCTGGCAGACTATGAGCAATAAGGTCTATTATTTCCAGATGGGAAATGGTGATGGAAATATTGGTGCAATGTATACTGGCCGAAAGATGATGAACGGAAAGGTTTACTATTTTCAGACTGACGGCGATTTCGGAGAACGCGGCCGGATGTATACAGGCTGGCAGACGATCGGTAACAATATTCATTATTTCCAGATGGGCGGAGACATCGGTGAGAAGGGCCAGATGTATACGGGCTGGCGTACGATGAACAACAAAGTCTATTATTTCCAGAAGGGAAACAATGATGGAAACATCGGTAAGATGTATACCGGCCGTAAGATGATGAATGGCAGGGTCTACTATTTCCAGATGGGAGGAGATCTCGGAGAGCGGGGCCACATGTATACGGGCTGGCGTACGATCGGTGATAATATCAATTACTTCCAGATGGGCGGCAATGTCGGAGAAAAAGGCCAGATGTATACGGGCTGGCGTACGATGAACAACAAAGTCTATTATTTCCAGAAGGGGAATTCGGACGGTAATATCGGTAAAATGTATACGGGTCTGCGTACGATGAGCGGTAAAAGATATTATTTCCAGATCGGAGGCAAAGTTGGAGAAAAAGGCCAGATGTATACGGGCTGGCGTACAATTGGAAAAAACGTCAACTATTTCCAGATGGGTGGTAATGCAGGCGAGAAAGGCCAGATGTACACCGGATGGAAGACCATGAACAGCAAAGTTTATTATTTCCAGGTAGGGAACGCTGACGGAAATGTCGGTGCACTGTATACGGGCTGGCATACGATGAATGGCAAGTCCTATTATTTCCAGATAAACGGCATCAAAGGTGAGAAGGGCCAGATGTACACCGGATGGAAGACGCTTAACGGAGAGAGATACTGGTTTAAAGAGACGGGTGCACATGGTGTGCGCGGAGCAAGCCTGACTGGCTGGCAGCGGTACAAAGATGAATGGTACTATCTGCAGCCCAAAGAAAAGGGTGCGATGGCGACCGGCTGGACGTATGTGCCGATCAACAATTCATCTTACAGAGATACAAGCATCAGCAGTTATAAATATTATTTCAGAACAAATTCCAACGGGGGACCGAAGGGATCTCTGATGCAGGATGTGTCGGGGATGATCGGGCGCCAGAAAGGAAAAGACGGATATCGAGCAGAGATTGACAGAACACACTGCGTTGTGACAATTTTTGCCAAGGACGAGACCGGGAAGTATCGGATTCCTGTGAAAGCAATGACGTGTTCTGTCGGGCTTCCGGATACTCCAACGCCAAGGAGTTCGTATCAGTATCCATTCCGAACGATTGAAAAATTGCGCTGGGGCGAACTGATGGGACCTTCCTATGGACAGTACTGTACAAGAATTGTTGCAGGCATTTTGTTCCACTCTGTGGCGGGAAGCAATACAACATCGTACAATCTGTCGGCGGGCAATTATAATATGCTTGGCGCTCCGGCATCTCATGGATGTGTGCGTCTTTGCGTCAGGGATGCCAAATGGATCTATGATAACTGCGATCTGGGTATGCAGGTAGTCATTCGTGACAACATGTATCTGCCGTTTGACAAACCGGCAACCATCAAGATACCGGCAGGGCAGACATGGGATCCGACAGACCCTAATGTATGA